A stretch of the Cyanobacterium stanieri LEGE 03274 genome encodes the following:
- a CDS encoding DUF760 domain-containing protein — MVFNANFFGGESDTTLDNTLIDYLQKQKPETLERIAQSATPEIKEIITHNVQGLLGMLPTEGFNVQIVTDKQHMANLLASAMMTGYFLCQMEKRKTLEENLFDTDSME, encoded by the coding sequence ATGGTATTTAACGCAAATTTTTTTGGCGGAGAATCAGACACAACTTTAGATAACACCTTAATTGATTACCTACAAAAACAAAAACCAGAAACCCTTGAAAGAATAGCCCAATCAGCAACCCCAGAAATCAAAGAAATCATAACCCACAACGTACAAGGGTTATTAGGGATGTTGCCCACCGAAGGATTTAACGTACAAATTGTCACCGATAAACAACATATGGCAAATCTACTAGCCTCTGCCATGATGACGGGTTATTTTCTCTGTCAGATGGAAAAAAGAAAAACCCTAGAAGAAAACCTCTTTGATACCGATTCCATGGAGTAA